In Nitrospinota bacterium, the genomic stretch CGCCTCGTCAAAAGCCTCCAGGGCCGCGGGCTGGATGTTTACACCGCGGGAACGCGAAGGACCGGCCCGGAAAAACATTTCCATCTATCCGATGTGGCCGACAGCAAGGCCGTGGAGGCAATGTTGCGGGCCATCGCGCCGGATTACGTGTTCCACCTGGCGGGAGTGGTGACAGCCGGGGATCCCACGCTGTTTTACAAGGTGAACTGCCAGTTCGCCGTGGCGATCCTTCACTCCATGGCTTCTCTGGGAATGAATAGCGCACCCATCCTTCTGGCGGGCACATCCGCTGAATATGGCAACGTTACGGCGGATCAACTGCCCATAACAGAAGATACCGCGCCAAAACCTTACAACCATTACGGCATAAGCAAACTGGCCCAGACGTTGGCCGGGTTGTCGGCGGCGCATAAGCTTAAGGTTGTTGTGGCCCGGCCATTCAACATAATCGGCCCCGAAATGCCGGGCCATATTGTGGTACAGGCGTTCGCCAGCCAGATAGCGGAAATAATAAAGGGCCGGAGAGAGCCTGTTATCAAGGTGGGCAATCTGGCCAGTTCCCGGGATTTTATAGATGCGCGAGACGTGGTGGATATTTACTGGGAGTTGGCCAATAGCCCAAAAGCTTGTGGGCAGGTTGT encodes the following:
- a CDS encoding NAD-dependent epimerase/dehydratase family protein, with the protein product MKALVTGAGGFCGRRLVKSLQGRGLDVYTAGTRRTGPEKHFHLSDVADSKAVEAMLRAIAPDYVFHLAGVVTAGDPTLFYKVNCQFAVAILHSMASLGMNSAPILLAGTSAEYGNVTADQLPITEDTAPKPYNHYGISKLAQTLAGLSAAHKLKVVVARPFNIIGPEMPGHIVVQAFASQIAEIIKGRREPVIKVGNLASSRDFIDARDVVDIYWELANSPKACGQVVNVCSGSAVKIADMLKTLLEIAGKKIEVVEDPALLKPVDVPAHYGSTKKLFGVIEPRSLRTVNDTLGDILSHLIK